One Sphingomonas endolithica DNA segment encodes these proteins:
- a CDS encoding TrmH family RNA methyltransferase, translating to MPREITAFSNPLIKRMRMLREKRHRRAEGLFLAEGLRILTEARENGRIPEFLFYSREGAQHPLVRTLIFDVEDSGGQAIETVPDILTKLSGKDNPQAVVGVFAAFDSALAVLDRTTADIWLVAERLRDPGNLGTILRTGDAVGAGGLILIGECVDPFSIEAVRASMGALFTVPVVQTEWDAFLPWLRSGPGQLVGLSLDTENDYRAARYDSPTFLLTGNEAQGMPPEMAAECDLLVKLPMLGKADSLNAAVATAVMAYEVLAQRRG from the coding sequence GTGCCACGTGAGATCACCGCCTTTTCCAACCCGTTGATCAAGCGCATGCGGATGCTGCGCGAGAAGCGGCATCGCCGTGCCGAGGGGCTGTTCCTGGCCGAGGGACTGCGCATCCTGACGGAAGCGCGGGAAAACGGGCGTATCCCGGAGTTCCTGTTCTACTCGCGTGAGGGCGCCCAGCATCCCTTGGTGCGCACGCTGATCTTCGATGTCGAGGATAGCGGCGGCCAGGCGATCGAGACGGTGCCGGATATCCTGACCAAGCTGTCGGGCAAGGATAACCCGCAAGCGGTGGTCGGCGTGTTTGCCGCGTTCGACTCGGCGCTGGCGGTGCTCGATCGGACCACGGCCGATATCTGGCTGGTGGCAGAGCGGCTGCGCGACCCTGGCAATCTCGGCACGATCCTGCGCACCGGCGACGCGGTCGGCGCCGGCGGGTTAATCCTGATCGGCGAATGCGTCGACCCCTTCTCGATCGAAGCGGTGCGGGCGAGCATGGGTGCCTTGTTCACCGTGCCGGTGGTGCAGACGGAATGGGACGCGTTCCTGCCGTGGTTGCGCAGCGGCCCCGGCCAGCTGGTGGGGCTGAGCCTCGATACCGAGAATGACTATCGCGCTGCGCGGTATGACAGCCCGACCTTCCTGCTGACCGGCAACGAGGCGCAGGGCATGCCGCCCGAAATGGCTGCCGAATGCGACCTGCTGGTCAAGCTGCCGATGCTGGGCAAGGCGGACAGCCTGAACGCGGCCGTCGCCACGGCGGTGATGGCGTATGAGGTGCTGGCGCAACGGCGCGGTTGA
- a CDS encoding type II toxin-antitoxin system ParD family antitoxin, which translates to MDVAIDARWEGFVQDAVRDGKFESASDVVNEGLRLVEEREAKLQALRDTLAASMARGGSYTSEEVRNRIASSLAERRTAKAS; encoded by the coding sequence ATGGACGTTGCGATCGACGCGCGCTGGGAAGGCTTCGTGCAGGATGCCGTCAGGGACGGAAAGTTCGAGTCGGCTAGCGATGTGGTGAACGAGGGGCTTCGGCTCGTTGAGGAACGCGAAGCCAAGTTGCAGGCGTTGCGGGATACGTTGGCGGCTTCAATGGCGCGCGGTGGGTCATACACCAGCGAGGAAGTCCGCAATCGAATTGCGTCTAGTTTGGCAGAGCGTCGGACGGCCAAGGCTTCGTGA
- a CDS encoding type II toxin-antitoxin system RelE/ParE family toxin, which yields MTRRLRFVASAFENLDDIAHYDDIAHYIAEQSSSIDVAIALVDRITDHCERLAALPGLLGTKRSDLLADIRTTPSNGYVIYFRYTADAIEVINVLHASRDAEAHFQG from the coding sequence GTGACCAGGCGGCTGCGCTTCGTCGCATCTGCTTTTGAAAACCTTGATGATATCGCGCACTATGATGATATCGCGCACTATATTGCCGAGCAGTCCAGCAGTATCGATGTGGCTATAGCTTTGGTCGATCGCATCACAGATCACTGCGAGCGCCTTGCCGCGTTGCCAGGCCTGCTTGGTACAAAGCGATCGGACCTGCTGGCGGACATTCGCACCACCCCCTCGAATGGCTATGTGATCTACTTTCGCTACACCGCCGATGCCATCGAGGTGATCAACGTGCTTCATGCCAGCCGGGATGCCGAGGCGCATTTCCAGGGTTAA
- the rmuC gene encoding DNA recombination protein RmuC, with protein MEILFAVLIAILVGLALGWLLGSRTAAQARAERDARTEEFKRAIGELAAAEERGKAAAYLRDQLDLIREERDVARMENATLKAHSSAFEARLEEFKNSREAMTGHFNEVAGKLLSEAQKAFLARADERFKQSEETAGQNLKSMLQPVSDRLLKYEEAVGKVENERKGAFSELKGQIEQMRIGQEKVSTEAAKLVNSLRNAPKSRGRWGEQQLKNVLESCGLSEHADFQTEVSVAGEDGGRLRPDVIINIPGGQSLVIDAKVSLNAYQDAFGAADDAEKLIALGAHAAAMRAHVNGLGNKAYWSQFADAPDYVIMFVPGEHFLSAALEHDPTLWDFAFDKRVLLATPTNLIAIARTVAAVWRQEKLAKEARQIGELGKEMHDRLAKVADDLRKVGSGLNSAVSNFNAFSNSFNGRLMVTGRKFKALNVETGARELEDVPAIETLARQGTAPALLEESRERAE; from the coding sequence ATGGAAATCCTCTTCGCCGTGCTGATCGCCATCCTCGTCGGGCTGGCGCTCGGCTGGCTGCTCGGCAGCCGCACGGCCGCGCAAGCCCGCGCCGAGCGGGATGCGCGGACCGAGGAATTCAAGCGCGCCATCGGCGAGTTGGCCGCGGCGGAGGAGCGCGGCAAGGCCGCGGCCTATCTGCGCGACCAGCTAGACCTAATCCGCGAGGAGCGCGACGTTGCCCGGATGGAGAACGCCACCCTTAAGGCGCATTCCAGCGCCTTCGAGGCGCGGCTCGAAGAATTTAAGAATTCGCGTGAAGCAATGACCGGCCACTTCAATGAGGTTGCTGGAAAACTGCTGAGCGAGGCACAGAAGGCGTTTCTCGCTAGAGCCGACGAGCGCTTCAAGCAGTCCGAAGAAACGGCGGGGCAGAACCTCAAGTCCATGCTTCAGCCAGTCAGCGATCGCCTGCTCAAATATGAGGAAGCGGTCGGCAAGGTCGAGAACGAGCGCAAGGGCGCGTTCAGCGAGCTCAAGGGCCAGATCGAACAGATGCGCATCGGCCAGGAGAAGGTCTCCACCGAGGCGGCCAAACTGGTCAACTCGCTGCGCAACGCTCCAAAGTCACGCGGCCGCTGGGGCGAGCAGCAACTGAAGAACGTGCTCGAAAGCTGTGGCCTGTCCGAACATGCCGATTTCCAGACCGAGGTCAGCGTCGCCGGCGAGGATGGCGGCCGGCTGCGTCCCGACGTCATCATCAACATCCCCGGCGGCCAGTCGCTCGTTATCGACGCCAAGGTGTCGCTCAACGCCTATCAGGACGCGTTCGGTGCCGCCGACGATGCCGAGAAGCTGATCGCGCTCGGCGCGCACGCCGCGGCAATGCGCGCGCACGTCAACGGCCTCGGCAACAAGGCTTATTGGAGCCAGTTCGCCGATGCGCCTGATTACGTCATCATGTTCGTGCCGGGCGAGCATTTCCTGTCCGCCGCGCTCGAACATGATCCGACCTTGTGGGATTTCGCGTTCGACAAGCGGGTGCTGCTGGCGACACCGACGAACCTGATCGCCATCGCCCGCACTGTCGCCGCCGTATGGCGGCAGGAGAAGCTCGCCAAGGAAGCGCGCCAGATCGGCGAACTCGGCAAGGAGATGCACGATCGCCTCGCCAAGGTGGCAGACGACCTGCGCAAGGTCGGTTCGGGGCTGAACAGCGCGGTGAGCAACTTCAACGCCTTCAGCAATTCATTTAACGGCCGCCTGATGGTCACCGGCCGCAAGTTCAAGGCGCTCAACGTCGAAACCGGCGCTCGCGAACTGGAAGACGTGCCGGCGATCGAGACACTCGCCCGGCAGGGCACCGCGCCGGCGCTGCTGGAGGAATCGAGAGAACGGGCCGAGTGA
- the def gene encoding peptide deformylase gives MAILDILEVPHPGLRAVAEPVEAVNDAVRAIVADMFDTMYDARGIGLAATQVAIDQRIVVIDLQEPESDEEDAKPVRRPHVFINPELVSVSDEMSSYNEGCLSIPEQYADVERPARCRLAWLDDQGARQEEDFDGLMATAIQHEIDHLNGILFIDHISRLKRDMVMKKLTKMRKAG, from the coding sequence ATGGCAATCCTAGACATACTCGAAGTACCACATCCCGGTCTGCGTGCCGTGGCGGAGCCCGTCGAAGCGGTGAACGACGCCGTGCGCGCGATCGTCGCCGACATGTTCGACACGATGTACGACGCCCGCGGCATCGGCCTGGCCGCAACGCAGGTCGCGATCGACCAGCGCATCGTCGTGATCGACCTGCAAGAACCGGAATCGGACGAGGAAGACGCGAAGCCCGTCCGCCGCCCGCACGTGTTCATCAATCCCGAACTCGTCTCGGTCAGCGACGAAATGTCGAGCTACAACGAAGGCTGCCTCTCGATCCCCGAGCAATATGCCGACGTTGAGCGCCCGGCGCGCTGTCGCCTGGCCTGGCTCGACGATCAGGGCGCTCGCCAAGAAGAGGATTTCGACGGCCTGATGGCCACCGCGATCCAGCACGAGATCGATCACCTCAATGGCATCTTGTTCATCGATCACATCAGCCGGCTCAAGCGCGACATGGTGATGAAAAAGCTGACGAAGATGCGCAAGGCGGGGTGA
- the recR gene encoding recombination mediator RecR: protein MASPQIEALTQALARLPGLGPRSARRAVLHLLKKRETALGPLLDALNAVDETLATCGNCGNIDTTNPCAICADPRRDARALCVVEEVADLWALDRSRLFPGRFHVLGGRLSALEGVRPEDLTIDSLVRRIEAGGIDEVVLAMNATLEGQTTAHYIADRIDRFPIRVTQLAHGLPVGGELDYLDEGTLAQALRARRPVA from the coding sequence ATGGCCTCCCCACAGATCGAAGCGTTGACGCAAGCCTTGGCGCGGCTTCCCGGCCTTGGCCCCAGATCGGCTCGCCGCGCGGTCCTGCACCTCCTCAAGAAACGCGAAACCGCACTCGGGCCCTTGCTCGATGCTCTCAACGCTGTCGATGAAACACTCGCAACCTGCGGGAATTGCGGGAATATCGATACCACCAACCCGTGCGCGATCTGCGCCGATCCCCGCCGCGACGCGCGTGCGCTGTGCGTGGTGGAAGAAGTCGCCGATCTCTGGGCGCTCGATCGCTCGCGCCTGTTCCCGGGGCGCTTCCACGTGCTGGGCGGCCGCCTGTCCGCGCTCGAAGGCGTCCGGCCTGAGGATCTGACGATCGATTCGCTGGTTCGCCGCATCGAGGCCGGTGGCATCGACGAAGTCGTGCTCGCGATGAACGCCACGCTCGAAGGCCAGACCACCGCGCATTATATTGCCGACCGCATCGACCGCTTTCCGATCCGCGTTACCCAACTGGCGCACGGCCTGCCGGTCGGCGGCGAACTCGACTATCTCGACGAAGGCACGCTCGCCCAGGCGCTGCGCGCACGGCGTCCGGTGGCTTGA
- the fmt gene encoding methionyl-tRNA formyltransferase: MRIVFMGTPAFSVPVLQALVDARHDVAAVYSQPARRSGRGKAVTPSPVQARAEALGIAVRTPVSLKDAAAQEEFAGFEADVAVVAAYGLILPRAVLAAPRLGCLNVHGSLLPRWRGAAPIQRAILAGDAETGVGIMQMEAGLDTGPVRLEGRTAVGAKTAGDLTDELSLMGARLMVEVLSDIDAYPAVAQPAQGITYAPKIDKAETRLDFAKSAVEVERQVRGFNPPGAWFEVGGERVRVLAAEVSPASARGVGRGDGVVMDDALTVQCSEGSIRPTLLQRAGRGVMNAGELLRGFPIPAGTQL, from the coding sequence ATGCGTATTGTCTTCATGGGAACGCCCGCATTTTCGGTGCCGGTGCTGCAGGCCTTGGTCGATGCCAGGCATGATGTGGCTGCGGTGTACAGCCAGCCGGCGCGGCGTAGCGGGCGCGGCAAGGCAGTGACGCCCTCCCCCGTGCAAGCACGTGCCGAGGCCTTGGGCATTGCGGTACGGACGCCGGTATCGCTGAAGGATGCGGCCGCCCAAGAGGAGTTTGCCGGGTTCGAGGCGGACGTGGCGGTGGTCGCCGCTTATGGGCTGATCCTGCCACGTGCCGTGCTGGCGGCGCCTCGGTTGGGGTGTCTCAACGTGCATGGCTCGTTGCTGCCGCGGTGGCGTGGGGCGGCGCCGATCCAGCGCGCGATCCTGGCGGGCGATGCCGAGACCGGGGTCGGGATCATGCAGATGGAGGCGGGGCTGGATACCGGGCCGGTGCGGCTGGAGGGTCGGACGGCCGTCGGCGCCAAGACGGCCGGCGATCTGACCGACGAACTGAGCCTGATGGGCGCGCGGTTGATGGTGGAGGTGCTGAGCGACATCGACGCATATCCGGCGGTCGCCCAGCCTGCGCAGGGCATCACTTATGCGCCCAAGATCGACAAGGCGGAGACCCGGCTGGATTTCGCGAAGAGTGCGGTGGAGGTCGAGCGGCAGGTGCGCGGGTTCAATCCGCCGGGAGCCTGGTTCGAGGTTGGCGGTGAGCGGGTGCGGGTATTGGCGGCCGAGGTGTCGCCCGCTTCTGCCCGTGGCGTTGGTCGGGGTGACGGTGTCGTGATGGACGACGCATTGACCGTCCAATGCTCCGAAGGCTCGATCCGCCCTACCCTGCTGCAGCGCGCCGGGCGCGGCGTGATGAATGCGGGCGAATTGCTGCGTGGTTTTCCGATCCCGGCGGGGACGCAGCTTTGA
- the truA gene encoding tRNA pseudouridine(38-40) synthase TruA codes for MTRFALTIEYDGRPFAGWQRQTHSPSLQAAIEAAVLAVTGETVAVHAAGRTDAGVHATAMRAHVDVAKPLTEFRLAAAINAKLAPAPVAILACEEVAEDWHARFSCLGRHYEYRIATRRAPLTWERGLAWRVPVALDTEAMAAAAARLLGRHDFTTFRSAHCQADSALRTLDRLDVVARGDRISVFASARSFLHHQVRSMVGCLGLVGQGKWSADDMADALAARDRTRLGLNAPPDGLFFIGADYPP; via the coding sequence TTGACGCGCTTTGCGCTGACGATCGAGTATGACGGACGGCCGTTCGCCGGTTGGCAGCGGCAGACGCATAGCCCCAGCCTGCAGGCGGCGATCGAGGCGGCGGTGCTGGCGGTGACGGGCGAGACGGTGGCGGTGCATGCCGCGGGGCGCACCGACGCCGGGGTGCATGCGACGGCGATGCGCGCGCATGTCGATGTCGCCAAGCCGCTGACGGAGTTTCGGCTGGCCGCGGCGATCAACGCCAAGCTGGCGCCGGCGCCGGTCGCGATCCTGGCGTGCGAGGAAGTGGCCGAGGATTGGCATGCGCGCTTCTCGTGCCTCGGCCGGCATTACGAGTATCGCATCGCCACGCGCCGGGCGCCGTTGACCTGGGAGCGCGGGTTGGCGTGGCGGGTACCGGTGGCGCTGGACACCGAGGCAATGGCGGCGGCGGCGGCGCGGTTGCTCGGGCGGCATGACTTCACGACATTTCGTTCGGCGCATTGTCAGGCGGATAGCGCGCTCCGGACGCTGGATCGCCTGGATGTGGTGGCGCGTGGCGACCGTATCAGCGTGTTCGCTTCGGCGCGGTCGTTCCTGCATCATCAGGTGCGGTCGATGGTCGGGTGCCTGGGGTTGGTCGGCCAGGGAAAATGGTCGGCAGATGACATGGCGGATGCGCTGGCGGCGCGGGATCGCACACGCCTGGGCCTGAATGCGCCGCCTGACGGGTTGTTCTTTATCGGTGCGGATTATCCGCCTTAA
- a CDS encoding class I SAM-dependent RNA methyltransferase, with the protein MTDTIIRVAARGEGLTADGRSAALAAPGDTLTSSGEIVPGPHHQVPPCRHFPTCGGCQLQHLDDESYAQFITDRIHGALAAHSFTTEIRPPKLSPPKTRRRAALQAELKNGKVQIGFSENASHTLVDIHECWVLTPELFAVIAPLRTLLARFLRKNRRARLHLTQADQGIDLLIDGIEAEGLDAAEAISAFALANNVARFAIDGGVGPEVRWEPEPVTITLSGVAVPLPVAAFLQATRDGEAALIDAVRTATSGAATIADLFAGLGTFTFALPGKVYAGEAARDAILSLKGAAAQARRAVFADHRDLYRRPLTTAELDRFGAIVLDPPRAGAREQALLLATSKVPTIAYVSCNPSSFARDAEILCQGGYKLDWIQPVGQFRWSTHVELAAKFSR; encoded by the coding sequence ATGACTGATACCATCATCCGCGTCGCCGCGCGCGGCGAGGGGCTCACCGCCGACGGCCGCAGCGCAGCCCTCGCTGCCCCCGGCGACACGCTCACTTCCAGCGGTGAGATCGTCCCGGGCCCGCACCATCAGGTCCCGCCATGCCGCCACTTCCCCACCTGCGGCGGCTGTCAGCTTCAGCATCTCGATGACGAAAGCTATGCCCAGTTCATCACCGATCGCATCCACGGCGCGCTTGCCGCGCACAGCTTCACCACCGAGATCCGCCCGCCCAAGCTATCGCCGCCCAAGACCCGCCGCCGCGCCGCGCTGCAAGCCGAACTCAAGAACGGCAAGGTGCAGATCGGCTTCAGCGAGAATGCCAGCCACACGCTGGTCGATATCCACGAATGCTGGGTGCTGACCCCCGAACTGTTCGCGGTCATCGCGCCGCTGCGCACCCTGCTCGCCAGGTTCCTGCGCAAGAACCGTCGTGCCCGGCTGCACCTGACCCAGGCCGATCAAGGCATCGACCTGCTGATCGACGGCATCGAAGCCGAAGGCCTGGATGCCGCCGAAGCGATCAGTGCCTTTGCGCTTGCCAACAACGTCGCGCGCTTCGCCATCGATGGCGGCGTCGGCCCCGAGGTGCGCTGGGAACCCGAGCCGGTGACGATCACGCTGAGCGGCGTCGCCGTGCCGCTCCCCGTCGCCGCGTTTCTCCAGGCGACAAGGGACGGGGAGGCCGCGCTGATCGACGCAGTCCGCACCGCCACCAGCGGCGCGGCGACGATCGCCGATCTGTTCGCCGGCCTCGGCACCTTTACCTTCGCGTTACCCGGCAAGGTCTATGCCGGCGAGGCGGCACGTGACGCGATCCTGTCGCTGAAGGGCGCCGCCGCTCAGGCCCGCCGCGCTGTCTTCGCCGATCATCGCGACCTTTATCGGCGTCCGCTCACCACCGCAGAGCTCGACCGCTTCGGCGCCATCGTGCTCGATCCGCCCAGGGCCGGTGCGCGCGAGCAGGCGCTGCTGCTGGCAACGTCCAAGGTGCCGACAATCGCCTATGTCTCTTGCAATCCCAGCAGCTTCGCGCGTGATGCGGAGATATTGTGCCAAGGCGGCTATAAGCTCGACTGGATCCAGCCGGTCGGCCAGTTCCGCTGGTCCACGCACGTCGAACTGGCCGCAAAGTTCAGCCGTTAA
- a CDS encoding NAD(P)H-hydrate dehydratase, with amino-acid sequence MTPLAGPILTAAEMRAAEDAVIAAGTTVESLMDRAGQHIAAAVRRLAGSNPILILCGPGNNGGDGYVAARLLHKAGLKVRVAALGDPKTDPARAAKARWPGPVEPFATAQPAPILIDALFGTGLTRGLDAPTTSSPAKAGAQSERTIEGATPIAPKLLELAQSANLRIAIDLPSGVTTDDGRVISPIPNYDVTLALGAAKPSHLLQPAASHCGTVRILDIGVPITSRAHVLAKPILSAPGPDAHKYTRGMVAIVAGTMPGAARLASIAAMRAGAGYVLLLADDQGGPDALVHKPFSAEAIAERRIDALLIGPGLGRNADAEDKLDATLATDRPLVIDGDALHLLKGARLSQLATRNAPAILTPHAGEFDALFGTDAASKVERARAAAMQSGATIVFKGADTVIASPDGDVRVATGASPWLSTAGTGDVLAGTIAAMLAAGLSPLEAAAAGVWLHAEAARRCGPAFIADDLAQALSAARASQ; translated from the coding sequence ATGACGCCACTTGCCGGCCCGATCCTGACCGCGGCCGAAATGCGCGCGGCGGAGGATGCGGTGATCGCCGCCGGCACAACGGTGGAAAGCCTGATGGACCGCGCCGGACAGCATATCGCCGCCGCCGTCCGGCGGCTTGCCGGCTCCAACCCGATCCTGATCCTGTGCGGACCCGGCAACAATGGTGGCGACGGCTATGTCGCCGCCAGGCTGCTGCACAAGGCCGGTCTGAAGGTCCGGGTCGCAGCACTCGGCGATCCCAAGACCGACCCTGCCCGGGCGGCCAAAGCAAGGTGGCCGGGCCCGGTCGAACCCTTCGCCACGGCACAACCCGCCCCGATCCTGATCGACGCCCTGTTCGGCACCGGCCTGACACGCGGTTTGGACGCCCCCACGACCAGCTCCCCGGCGAAGGCCGGGGCCCAGTCGGAACGCACCATCGAAGGCGCGACCCCGATCGCCCCAAAACTGCTCGAACTTGCGCAATCCGCAAATCTCAGGATCGCCATCGATCTACCCAGTGGCGTCACCACCGACGACGGACGCGTCATCAGCCCCATCCCCAACTATGACGTCACGCTCGCACTAGGCGCCGCGAAACCCAGCCACCTTCTCCAGCCCGCCGCAAGCCATTGCGGCACGGTCCGCATCCTCGACATCGGCGTCCCGATCACCTCGCGCGCCCACGTCCTCGCAAAGCCCATCCTCTCGGCGCCAGGCCCGGACGCCCACAAATACACCCGCGGCATGGTCGCGATCGTCGCCGGCACCATGCCCGGCGCCGCCCGGCTCGCCAGCATCGCCGCGATGCGTGCCGGTGCCGGCTACGTCCTGCTGCTCGCCGACGACCAAGGCGGCCCCGACGCGCTGGTCCACAAACCCTTCTCGGCCGAGGCGATTGCCGAACGGCGCATCGACGCGCTGCTGATCGGCCCTGGCCTGGGACGGAATGCAGACGCTGAGGACAAGCTCGACGCAACCCTCGCGACCGATCGCCCGCTCGTCATCGATGGCGACGCGCTCCATCTGCTCAAAGGAGCGCGCCTCTCGCAACTCGCCACGCGCAATGCACCCGCGATCCTCACCCCCCATGCCGGCGAGTTCGACGCCTTGTTCGGCACCGACGCCGCCAGCAAGGTCGAGCGCGCCCGCGCCGCTGCCATGCAGTCAGGCGCGACGATCGTCTTCAAAGGCGCCGACACCGTCATCGCCAGCCCAGATGGCGACGTTCGCGTCGCAACGGGCGCCAGTCCCTGGCTCTCCACCGCCGGCACCGGCGACGTTCTCGCCGGTACGATCGCCGCGATGCTCGCCGCTGGTCTGAGCCCGCTCGAAGCCGCCGCTGCCGGCGTCTGGCTCCATGCCGAGGCCGCCCGCCGCTGTGGCCCGGCCTTCATCGCCGACGACCTTGCCCAAGCGCTGAGTGCCGCTAGAGCCTCCCAATGA
- the ilvD gene encoding dihydroxy-acid dehydratase: protein MTRSFDKSTLPSRHVSVGPERAPHRSYYYAMGLSEEEIARPFVALASAGNNSAPCNTTLDAQADAAQAGVNAAGGMPRRFNTITVTDGIAMGHQGMKSSLVSREVIADSVELSVRGHCYDALVGFAGCDKSLPGMMMAMLRLNVPSIFVYGGSILPGRYQEKDVTVVDVFEAVGQYAAGNCPITDLHELEKVACPGHGACGGQFTANTMACVGEAIGLSLPNSNMVPAPYSTREQIAIAAGAQVMELIHLNLRPRDICTREAFINAARVVAATGGSTNGALHLPAMAHEAGIDFDLFDVAEAFKSTPYIADLKPGGKYVAKDMYEAGGVYMLMKTMLSGGFLDGNCLTVTGKTLGENIDQVTWNPDQKVIYDINTPITPTGGVVGLRGSLAPDGAIVKVAGMHRLVFEGPARVFDCEEDTFAAVEAREINDGEVIVIRYEGPKGGPGMREMLSTTAALYGLGLGEKVALVTDGRFSGGTRGFCIGHVGPEAADGGPIALVEDGDLIRIDAEQGTIDLLVAADVLATRRAAWVPRSNDYQSGALWRYARNVGPAYKGAVTHPGAAAETHVYADI, encoded by the coding sequence ATGACACGCTCCTTCGACAAATCCACGCTCCCCAGCCGCCACGTCTCGGTCGGGCCGGAACGCGCCCCCCACCGCAGTTACTATTACGCCATGGGGCTCAGCGAAGAGGAGATCGCTCGCCCGTTCGTGGCGCTCGCTTCCGCCGGCAATAACAGCGCGCCGTGCAACACCACGCTCGACGCGCAAGCCGATGCCGCGCAAGCCGGAGTCAACGCTGCTGGTGGCATGCCGCGCCGCTTCAACACCATCACCGTTACCGATGGCATCGCCATGGGTCATCAGGGAATGAAGAGTTCACTCGTCAGCCGTGAGGTGATTGCCGACTCGGTTGAGCTCAGCGTGCGGGGCCATTGCTACGATGCGTTGGTCGGCTTTGCCGGTTGTGACAAATCGCTCCCTGGCATGATGATGGCCATGCTGCGCCTCAACGTGCCGAGTATCTTCGTCTATGGCGGCTCGATCCTGCCCGGCCGCTATCAGGAGAAGGACGTCACCGTCGTCGACGTTTTCGAGGCGGTCGGCCAGTACGCCGCGGGCAATTGCCCGATCACCGACCTGCACGAACTGGAAAAAGTCGCCTGTCCCGGGCACGGCGCGTGCGGCGGGCAATTCACCGCCAATACCATGGCCTGCGTCGGGGAGGCGATTGGATTGTCCTTGCCGAACAGCAACATGGTGCCGGCGCCTTACAGCACGCGGGAACAGATCGCGATCGCCGCCGGCGCGCAGGTGATGGAACTCATCCACCTCAACCTGCGTCCGCGCGACATCTGCACCCGTGAAGCCTTCATCAACGCCGCCCGCGTCGTGGCCGCCACCGGCGGTTCGACCAACGGCGCGCTGCACCTGCCCGCCATGGCGCACGAGGCGGGTATCGACTTCGACCTGTTCGATGTCGCCGAAGCCTTCAAATCAACGCCTTACATCGCCGACCTCAAGCCGGGCGGCAAGTACGTCGCCAAGGACATGTACGAAGCCGGTGGCGTCTACATGTTGATGAAGACCATGCTGAGCGGCGGGTTCCTCGATGGCAATTGCCTGACGGTGACCGGCAAGACGCTCGGCGAGAACATCGATCAGGTCACCTGGAATCCCGACCAGAAGGTTATCTACGACATCAACACGCCGATCACTCCCACTGGCGGCGTGGTGGGCTTGCGCGGCTCGCTCGCGCCTGATGGGGCGATCGTGAAGGTCGCCGGCATGCACCGCTTGGTGTTCGAAGGTCCGGCCCGCGTGTTCGATTGCGAGGAGGACACGTTCGCTGCGGTCGAGGCGCGCGAGATCAACGACGGCGAAGTGATCGTCATCCGCTACGAGGGCCCCAAGGGCGGACCGGGCATGCGCGAGATGCTCTCCACCACTGCCGCGCTCTACGGGCTGGGCTTGGGCGAGAAGGTCGCACTAGTCACCGATGGTCGCTTTTCCGGCGGTACACGTGGTTTCTGTATCGGCCATGTCGGCCCCGAAGCGGCCGATGGCGGCCCGATCGCCTTGGTCGAGGATGGCGATCTGATCCGCATCGATGCCGAACAGGGTACGATCGACCTTCTGGTTGCCGCGGACGTGCTGGCAACGCGCCGCGCCGCCTGGGTGCCCCGCAGCAACGATTATCAATCCGGCGCATTGTGGCGCTATGCCCGCAACGTCGGCCCGGCCTATAAGGGCGCGGTCACGCACCCAGGAGCCGCCGCCGAAACCCATGTCTATGCGGATATCTAG